In a genomic window of Trichoderma atroviride chromosome 4, complete sequence:
- a CDS encoding uncharacterized protein (BUSCO:EOG092D02CG) codes for MTQRSGANGSHASAASASNGGETSRFKVQSTSSSDRESQTNETNDRRPLSAPGRKNGVTASDDIRLEPERPIRPVKPSLHRSKSEYVPRQIEESDHEEDEVRDWGARHGFEDHYQSEHIISQLANNWYMYFTDKRHETTAKPKAVQYELQDWRQRDRLKTVSAALAVCLNIGVEPPDQLKTNPGAKLEAWTDPTIPPIQKALENIGKALQAQYETLAIRARYKQYLDPSVEETKKFCISLRRNAKEERVLLHYNGHGVPKPTASGEIWVFNKTYTQYIPVSLYDLQQWLQAPTIFVWDCSEAGNILNNYHRFVDKHEEEEEETALRDPHHVKTNFRPYIHLAACAVKENLPTNPLLPADLFTSCLTTPIEMALWFFVLQNPLKTNLTPERAKKLPGRLQERRTPLGELNWIFTAITDSIAWTTLPRDLFRKFFRQDLMVAALFRNFLLAQRIMMVYGCHPQSYPALPDTHQHPLWETWDLAVDMALAQLPLLERKENEGIDYEYQNSTFFTEQLTAFDVYLTRGDAVAQKPPDQLPVVLQVLLSQQHRVRALILLGRFLDLGPWSVQLALSIGIFPYVLKLLQSAATELKPVMVFIWARLIAVDISCQQDLIKDSGYSYFAQILKPTEALPVVNGDEHKAMCAFILAMLCKGYRNGQMVCNQTEIMSYCLSHLSNDSNPLLRQWACLCISQLWQDLPEAKWRGIRENAYAKLAFLTKDPCCEVRAAMIHALTTFLGIPDLTEEVARIEESIAWTILDMGNDGSPIVRKEFLVFLSHFIVRFESKFLVAAYEQLLEEKEYLVFPPQDDGQDHKMGLHYARPDNRQRDGTIKPTAHGLSHNTVYMAFWKHALILSVDPHPEVQKEATTVIDYVHNALINSTLGEAAQAVMGEIQRRANRVARSKSSASLGPRSNGALSPQPLQSPGLLRRTASLLFQSFINSEDKSRPTTPNSPFPPKSPSSNISPDRVSAPPEQNDKPGSSATYHSAREPVSGTFEERDLTKEPSLPLTSKFLEWSIEYFREPQMKNTEADEPGSTDYNERLWRRARNENIMRETQPLKQLAGAHKWNNQLGIINNGAQPAKMTFHQFEDHLAVADDANSVYIWDWKKQGRLNRFSNGNPDGSKISDMKFINEDDQAILMTGSSDGVIRVYRNYDSEQDIELATSWRALTHMVPSNVNSGMVFDWQQATGRVLVAGDVRVIRVWFAGHETCTMDIPARSGSCVTSLTSDQMTGNIFVAGFGDGAVRVFDTRLKPQESMVRKWKDETDRQWIKSVHMQRGGKRELVSASRNGKIKIWDIRMDKALHSFQTTQDSLRTASVHEHLPVFSVGTSSHAVKVFNLNGNELSRLEPYSSFLQQTRGTPISATAFHPHHPILGCAARGDYHINLFTCEKTEPTQLS; via the exons ATGACGCAGCGATCTGGTGCAAATGGCTCACACGCAtctgccgcctccgcctccaacGGCGGTGAAACGTCTCGGTTCAAGGTCCAGTCGACTAGCAGCTCCGACCGTGAATCGCAGACCAACGAGACCAACGACAGGCGGCCCTTGAGCGCGCCCGGCCGCAAGAATGGCGTCACTGCGAGCGACGACATCCGCCTGGAGCCCGAGCGACCGATTCGACCGGTGAAACCATCGCTTCATCGCTCCAAGAGTGAATATGTGCCGCGACAGATCGAGGAGTCGGACcacgaagaggacgaggtcCGCGATTGGGGAGCCAGACACGGGTTTGAAGACCATTATCAATCAGAACACATCATTTCCCAGCTTGCAAAT AattggtacatgtattttacAGACAAACGACATGAGACTACCGCCAAACCCAAGGCGGTGCAGTACGAACTTCAAGATTGGCGTCAAAGAGACAGGCTCAAGACAGTATCTGCAGCCCTCGCGGTGTGTTTGAATATCGGAGTCGAGCCTCCCGACCAGCTCAAAACCAATCCGGGTGCAAAACTCGAAGCCTGGACAGACCCAACTATCCCTCCCATACAAAAAGCACTCGAGAACATTGGCAAGGCCCTTCAAGCGCAGTATGAGACTCTCGCGATTAGAGCTCGTTATAAGCAATATCTGGATCCATCAGTCGAGGAGACCAAGAAATTCTGCATTTCTCTTCGTCGGAACGCCAAGGAAGAGCGCGTGTTGCTGCACTACAACGGCCATGGTGTACCAAAGCCGACGGCGTCAGGCGAGATTTGGGTCTTTAACAAGACCTACACTCAGTATATCCCGGTTTCGCTCTACGACCTGCAGCAATGGCTTCAGGCACCCACTATTTTCGTGTGGGACTGCTCAGAGGCCGGCAATATCCTGAATAATTACCACCGGTTCGTCGACAAgcatgaagaggaagaggaagaaactGCGCTGCGAGACCCTCATCACGTCAAGACCAACTTTAGACCATATATCCACTTGGCTGCGTGCGCAGTCAAGGAAAACCTCCCTACAAACCCGCTGCTCCCGGCAGATCTTTTCACGTCATGCCTGACCACCCCGATCGAGATGGCACTTTGGTTCTTCGTCCTACAGAACCCCCTCAAGACAAATCTTACTCCCGAGCGCGCCAAGAAGCTTCCCGGCCGCCTTCAGGAGAGGCGGACGCCTCTTGGCGAGCTCAACTGGATTTTCACCGCCATCACTGATAGTATCGCGTGGACCACACTGCCCCGAGATCTGTTCAGGAAATTCTTCCGCCAAGATCTCATGGTGGCTGCCTTATTTCGCAACTTCCTCCTTGCGCAAAGAATCATGATGGTGTATGGGTGCCATCCTCAGTCTTACCCTGCTTTGCCAGATACACATCAACACCCCCTATGGGAAACATGGGATTTGGCTGTAGACATGGCGTTGGCGCAGTTGCCATTACtggagaggaaagagaacGAAGGCATCGACTATGAATATCAAAATTCAACCTTCTTTACCGAGCAGCTGACTGCTTTTGATGTCTACCTCACCAGGGGCGACGCCGTGGCCCAAAAGCCCCCCGATCAACTGCCTGTCGTTCTTCAGGTACTTCTGAGCCAGCAGCACAGGGTAAGGGCTTTGATATTACTCGGCAGGTTCCTTGACTTGGGGCCATGGTCGGTACAGCTGGCTCTAAGCATCGGAATTTTCCCATATGTTTTGAAATTGCTGCAGTCCGCCGCAACAGAGCTCAAGCCCGTCATGGTCTTCATCTGGGCTAGGCTGATTGCTGTGGATATCTCGTGCCAGCAGGATCTCATTAAGGATAGCGGCTATAGTTATTTTGCTCAAATCTTGAAGCCAACTGAGGCTTTACCTGTTGTGAACGGAGATGAGCACAAGGCCATGTGTGCattcatcttggccatgttATGCAAGGGCTACAGAAATGGCCAGATGGTATGCAATCAAACGGAGATCATGAGCTACTGCCTATCCCATCTATCAAATGATAGCAACCCCCTCCTGCGCCAGTGGGCTTGTCTGTGCATCAGCCAGCTGTGGCAGGATTTGCCCGAGGCCAAATGGCGTGGTATTCGAGAGAATGCATATGCCAAGCTGGCATTCCTCACCAAAGATCCGTGCTGCGAAGTACGGGCGGCCATGATTCATGCGCTTACCACTTTCCTCGGGATCCCTGATCTCACTGAGGAGGTTGCGCGGATCGAGGAGTCGATTGCTTGGACGATCCTCGACATGGGTAATGACGGTAGCCCGATTGTGCGCAAAGAATTTCTGGTCTTCTTGTCGCACTTCATCGTTCGCTTTGAGAGCAAGTTTTTGGTTGCGGCCTATGAACAGCTCCTCGAAGAGAAGGAGTATCTGGTGTTCCCTCCACAAGACGACGGCCAGGATCATAAAATGGGCTTACACTATGCCAGACCAGATAACCGACAGAGAGACGGAACCATCAAACCAACTGCCCATGGTCTTTCTCACAACACGGTTTACATGGCCTTCTGGAAGCATGCATTGATTCTGAGCGTTGACCCTCACCCAGAGGTACAGAAGGAGGCCACAACAGTCATCGATTACGTACACAACGCCTTGATCAACTCTACACTCGGTGAGGCAGCCCAAGCCGTGATGGGAGAGATCCAGAGACGGGCAAACAGGGTAGCTCGCAGCAAAAGCTCAGCCAGCTTGGGCCCGAGGAGCAATGGTGCCCTCAGCCCCCAGCCGCTGCAATCTCCCGGACTGCTTCGACGGACGGCTAGTCTCCTCTTCCAGTCTTTCATCAACAGCGAGGACAAGTCGAGGCCTACCACCCCCAATAGCCCATTTCCGCCGAAATCACCTTCATCCAATATATCGCCTGATCGGGTATCCGCACCCCCTGAACAGAACGACAAACCCGGATCTTCGGCGACATACCACAGCGCGCGAGAGCCAGTTTCCGGCACATTTGAAGAGCGCGATCTGACCAAAGAGCCAAGCCTGCCACTCACAAGCAAGTTCCTCGAGTGGTCCATTGAATATTTCCGCGAGCCCCAGATGAAGAACACCGAGGCGGACGAGCCCGGAAGCACGGACTATAATGAGAGGCTATGGCGGAGAGCCAGAAATGAGAATATAATGAGAGAAACTCAGCCGCTGAAGCAGCTTGCAGGGGCTCACAAGTGGAATAACCAGCTAGGAATTATAAACAACGGCGCACAGCCTGCCAAGATGACATTCCACCAATTTGAGGATCATTTGGCTGTAGCAGACGATGCCAACTCCGTCTACATCTGGGattggaagaagcaaggaCGCTTGAACAGATTCTCCAACGGAAACCCCGATGGCTCCAAAATTAGCGATATGAAATTCATCAACGAGGATGACCAGGCCATCTTGATGACTGGATCGTCAGATGGTGTCATCCGAGTATATCGCAACTATGATTCAGAACAAGACATTGAGCTGGCGACGTCTTGGCGAGCGCTTACACACATGGTGCCCAGCAATGTCAATTCTGGAATGGTGTTTGACTGGCAACAGGCAACAGGACGAGTTCTTGTTGCCGGCGACGTGCGGGTTATCCGAGTATGGTTTGCCGGACATGAGACTTGCACAATGGATATACCAGCCCGATCTGGCTCCTGTGTCACATCCCTCACATCGGATCAAATGACGGGCAACATCTTTGTGGCTGGATTTGGCGACGGCGCGGTCCGAGTCTTTGATACGCGACTGAAGCCACAGGAATCCATGGTGCGCAAATGGAAAGACGAGACAGACCGCCAATGGATCAAGAGCGTGCACATGCAGCGTGGAGGAAAGCGAGAACTTGTAAGTGCCAGCCGAAATGGTAAAATCAAGATTTGGGATATCCGCATGGACAAGGCCTTGCATTCCTTCCAGACGACGCAAGACTCCCTCCGGACGGCAAGCGTGCACGAGCATTTGCCAGTATTCTCTGT CGGCACCTCTTCACACGCCGTCAAGGTGTTTAATTTGAATGGCAACGAACTTTCTCGCCTAGAGCCATATTCAAGCTTCTTGCAACAAACCCGAGGAACTCCTATTTCCGCTACAGCGTTCCACCCACATCACCCAATTCTTGGATGCGCAGCTCGAGGGGATTACCACATTAATCTGTTTACTTGTGAGAAGACTGAACCGACGCAGCTTTCTTAG